One Panicum virgatum strain AP13 chromosome 9K, P.virgatum_v5, whole genome shotgun sequence genomic region harbors:
- the LOC120652097 gene encoding uncharacterized protein LOC120652097 isoform X2 — protein sequence MDQLVNELSATGQGADSKAQSPPKKAGRMLLEGNWAEYGRTYLALFLRLQIGVFLQFFWCFPFRQPRSSFRLPRSRAWPTRDAVRRPRRRRRARKPHGRKASPQAALQHAAAGKASPGRPASARTGVKGRIWEEIMEKYFKRKAPELDSSINPRNLCVEDINWEEEIKYDPGLRKQIDSYHPNQREKVRRKYLENGPCQPRTCNFPVSYIGDKPRRFIPEWFDEFGSWLEYSESKGRAYCFYCFLFREKKDAGYEAFVVNGWNGYHRKDRLRLHVGDVGGLHFVAMKKCDDLLRREQHIDVAWNHHCEKAKRAYFTRLNGSIDTARLLLKQGLPFRGHDE from the exons ATGGACCAATTAGTCAATGAGCTTTCAGCCACAGGCCAAGGCGCAGACAGCAAGGCCCAAAGCCCACCAAAAAAAGCAGGAAGAATGCTTCTCGAAGGAAACTGGGCAGAATACGGAAGGACGTATCTTGCTCTGTTCTTGCGCTTGCAGATTGGCGTCTTTCTTCAGTTCTTCTGGTGCTTTCCTTTTCGCCAGCCGCGCTCGTCTTTTCGCCTGCCGCGCTCGCGCGCTTGGCCGACACGCGACGCGGTGCGGCGACCTCGACGCAGGCGCAGGGCACGCAAGCCGCACGGCCGCAAGGCAAGCCCGCAAGCAGCACTGCAGCACGCAGCAGCAGGCAAGGCATCGCCCGGCCGCCCAGCGTCTGCAAGGACAGGGGTCAAAGGGCGCATTTGGGA GGAAATCATGGAGAAGTATTTTAAAAGAAAAGCACCAGAGCTAGATAGTAGCATCAATCCACGAAATTTATGTGTGGAGGATATAAATTGGGAAGAAGAGATTAAATATGATCCGGGCTTAAGGAAACAAATTGATTCTTATCATCCTAATCAGAGAGAGAAGGTGAGAAGAAAATACTTAGAGAACGGGCCTTGTCAGCCTCGCACATGCAACTTTCCTGTTTCATATATTGGAGACAAGCCAAGAAGATTTATTCCGGAATGGTTTGATGAGTTTGGAAGTTGGCTTGAGTATAGTGAGTCCAAGGGTAGAGCATACTGCTTTTATTGTTTCTTGTTTAGAGAAAAGAAAGATGCAGGATATGAAGCATTTGTTGTTAATGGTTGGAATGGTTATCACAGGAAAGATAGGCTACGACTACATGTTGGTGATGTTGGTGGCCTGCACTTTGTTGCAATGAAGAAGTGTGATGATTTGTTAAGGAGGGAGCAACACATAGATGTTGCTTGGAATCACCACTGTGAAAAAGCTAAGAGGGCTTATTTTACACGGTTGAATGGATCAATTGATACTGCTAGGCTATTGCTGAAGCAAGGATTGCCTTTTCGTGGTCATGATGAGTAA